One part of the Dyadobacter sp. 676 genome encodes these proteins:
- a CDS encoding aconitase family protein, with the protein MPHRRKCFQKFGGENVFQGRVIEVHLGTLPADQAFTFTDWTAEMKAKASICISEDDTLIQSLEIAKSRIQIMIDKGMDNHRQVLQGLINKADKRIAEIKSGEKPALTPDANAKYYAEVVIDLDEIVEPMIADPDVNNKDVSKRYTHDTIRAISYYGGDKKVDLGFVGSCMVHKGDLKIVSQMLRNLEEQQGKVEFHAPLVVAAPTYNIIEELKKEGDWDVLQKYSGFEFDDNAPKVAARTEYENMMYLERPGCNLCMGNQEKAAKGDTVMATSTRLFQGRVVEDSERKKGESLLASTPVVVLSAILGRIPSMDEYKSAVVGIDLTKFAPPVKQLSR; encoded by the coding sequence ATGCCACACAGGCGCAAATGCTTCCAGAAGTTTGGTGGAGAAAATGTGTTCCAGGGCAGGGTGATCGAGGTTCACCTTGGAACGCTGCCTGCCGACCAGGCATTTACTTTTACCGACTGGACTGCCGAAATGAAGGCGAAGGCTTCGATCTGTATTTCGGAAGACGACACGCTGATCCAATCGCTGGAAATTGCGAAAAGCAGAATACAGATCATGATCGACAAGGGAATGGATAACCACAGACAGGTTCTTCAGGGATTGATCAACAAGGCTGATAAGCGGATCGCGGAGATCAAATCAGGTGAGAAACCGGCACTTACCCCCGACGCGAATGCAAAGTATTATGCGGAAGTTGTGATCGATCTCGATGAGATCGTCGAGCCGATGATCGCAGACCCCGACGTCAACAACAAGGACGTTTCGAAGCGTTACACGCACGACACCATCCGGGCAATTTCTTACTATGGCGGGGATAAAAAAGTAGATCTCGGTTTTGTCGGTTCCTGCATGGTTCACAAGGGAGACCTCAAAATCGTTTCCCAGATGCTGCGGAATCTTGAGGAGCAACAAGGCAAGGTCGAGTTCCATGCGCCGCTCGTTGTGGCAGCGCCCACCTATAATATCATCGAGGAACTCAAGAAAGAAGGTGACTGGGATGTATTGCAGAAATATTCCGGTTTCGAATTCGACGATAATGCCCCGAAAGTCGCGGCGCGCACCGAATACGAGAATATGATGTACCTGGAACGCCCCGGCTGTAACCTGTGTATGGGTAACCAGGAAAAAGCAGCCAAAGGGGACACCGTCATGGCAACCTCGACGCGTCTTTTCCAAGGAAGGGTCGTCGAAGATTCGGAACGTAAAAAGGGCGAGTCCCTGCTCGCGTCTACGCCGGTTGTTGTGCTGTCGGCGATCCTCGGCCGGATTCCAAGTATGGACGAATATAAATCAGCGGTGGTGGGCATCGATCTGACCAAGTTCGCACCCCCGGTTAAGCAACTAAGTAGATAG
- a CDS encoding aconitate hydratase, translating to MAFDLDMIKGVYARMEERVEAARKVVGRPLTLAEKILYSHLWEGVPTQPYERGKSYVDFAPDRVAMQDATAQMALLQFMQAGRPKVAVPSTVHCDHLIQAEVGAVQDLKNAVDKNKEVYDFLSSVSNKYGIGFWRAGAGIIHQVVLENYAFPGGMMIGTDSHTPNAGGLGMIAIGVGGADASDVMSGLAWELKMPKLIGVKLTGKMSGWTAPKDVILWVAGQLTVKGGTGYVVEYFGEGAEHISATGKATICNMGAEIGATTSIFAYDEKSAAYLRGTDRADVADAADAIKRHLRSDDEVYADPAAYYDQLIELDLSTLEPHINGPFTPDLAWPLSKFATAVKENGWPEVLSVGLIGSCTNSSYEDVSRAASLAQQAVDKKLKVTSEYTITPGSELVRYTVERDGFLDTFSKIGGVVLANACGPCIGQWARHGAEKGEKNSIITSFNRNFSKRADGNPNTHSFVASPEIVTAMAIAGRLTFDPRVDKLVNADGEEVLLDEPSGLELPTKGFAVEDAGYQAPAEDGSTVQVIISPTSDRLQLLEPFPEWEGTDLKGLKLLIKAKGKCTTDHISMAGPWLKYRGHLDNISNNMLIGAVNFFNEKTNTIKNQLTNQYAEVPAVQRDYKAHGIGTIVVGDENYGEGSSREHAAMEPRFLGVRAILTKSFARIHETNLKKQGMLALTFANTADYDKIQEDDTIDILGLETFTEGQPLTVVLHHNDGTTEEFPVNHTYNAQQIEWFKAGSALNIIRKSVGAA from the coding sequence ATGGCTTTTGACTTAGATATGATCAAGGGCGTTTATGCCCGCATGGAAGAAAGAGTGGAAGCTGCTCGTAAGGTTGTAGGGCGGCCTTTGACTTTGGCGGAGAAGATTTTATACTCCCACTTGTGGGAAGGGGTTCCCACGCAGCCCTACGAACGTGGCAAGTCATATGTCGATTTCGCTCCCGACCGTGTGGCGATGCAGGACGCGACCGCCCAGATGGCGCTGCTGCAATTTATGCAGGCCGGCCGTCCGAAAGTGGCGGTGCCTTCTACCGTGCATTGCGACCACCTTATCCAGGCCGAAGTAGGCGCTGTGCAGGACTTGAAAAATGCCGTAGATAAAAACAAGGAAGTATACGATTTCCTGTCGTCCGTATCCAATAAATATGGCATCGGTTTCTGGCGCGCCGGGGCTGGTATCATTCACCAGGTTGTGCTGGAAAACTACGCGTTCCCGGGCGGTATGATGATCGGTACCGATTCCCACACGCCCAATGCGGGTGGTTTGGGCATGATCGCGATCGGTGTCGGCGGTGCCGATGCGTCGGATGTCATGTCGGGCCTTGCATGGGAATTGAAAATGCCCAAGCTGATCGGAGTGAAACTGACCGGTAAAATGAGCGGATGGACCGCGCCAAAGGACGTGATCCTCTGGGTTGCGGGCCAGCTTACGGTAAAAGGCGGTACGGGATATGTGGTCGAATACTTCGGCGAAGGCGCCGAGCATATTTCCGCAACCGGTAAAGCTACTATTTGTAATATGGGTGCCGAAATCGGCGCTACGACTTCGATTTTCGCGTACGACGAAAAGAGCGCGGCGTATCTGAGAGGCACCGACCGTGCCGATGTGGCGGACGCTGCCGATGCGATCAAACGGCATTTGCGTTCCGACGACGAAGTTTACGCCGATCCGGCCGCTTATTACGATCAGTTGATCGAGCTCGATCTGTCTACTCTCGAACCCCATATCAATGGCCCGTTCACGCCGGATTTGGCGTGGCCTTTGTCGAAATTCGCGACGGCTGTGAAAGAAAACGGATGGCCCGAAGTGTTGTCGGTGGGTCTTATCGGCTCTTGTACCAACTCTTCCTACGAGGACGTCAGCCGTGCGGCATCGCTGGCGCAGCAGGCGGTCGACAAAAAACTGAAAGTTACCTCCGAATACACCATCACGCCGGGTTCCGAGCTGGTACGTTACACCGTCGAGCGCGATGGTTTTCTGGATACCTTCTCTAAAATCGGCGGCGTCGTGCTCGCGAATGCCTGCGGGCCGTGTATCGGGCAGTGGGCGCGCCACGGTGCGGAGAAAGGAGAGAAAAACTCGATCATTACCTCGTTCAACCGTAACTTTTCGAAACGTGCCGATGGTAACCCCAATACGCATTCCTTCGTCGCTTCTCCGGAAATCGTAACGGCAATGGCTATCGCCGGACGCCTTACTTTCGATCCGCGCGTCGACAAGCTGGTAAATGCCGATGGTGAAGAAGTATTGCTCGATGAACCGAGCGGCCTCGAGTTGCCGACCAAAGGTTTCGCGGTGGAAGATGCCGGTTATCAGGCACCTGCCGAGGACGGAAGTACAGTTCAGGTGATCATCAGCCCGACTTCCGACCGCCTTCAACTTCTTGAACCATTCCCCGAATGGGAAGGGACAGACCTGAAGGGTTTGAAGCTGCTAATCAAAGCAAAGGGCAAGTGTACAACCGACCACATTTCGATGGCCGGCCCGTGGTTGAAATACCGTGGACACCTCGACAATATCTCGAACAACATGCTGATCGGTGCGGTTAACTTCTTCAACGAGAAAACCAACACCATCAAAAACCAGCTGACCAACCAATACGCCGAGGTCCCCGCCGTTCAACGCGACTACAAAGCACATGGAATCGGTACTATCGTCGTAGGCGACGAAAACTATGGAGAAGGCTCCTCACGCGAGCATGCTGCAATGGAGCCCCGCTTCCTGGGCGTGCGTGCGATCCTGACGAAATCGTTCGCCCGTATCCACGAAACCAACCTGAAAAAGCAAGGTATGCTCGCGCTGACGTTCGCCAACACGGCAGATTACGACAAGATTCAGGAAGACGACACGATCGATATCCTTGGCCTGGAAACATTTACGGAAGGACAACCTCTGACGGTCGTGCTGCACCATAACGACGGCACCACCGAGGAATTCCCTGTAAACCATACTTACAATGCACAGCAGATCGAATGGTTCAAAGCGGGTTCCGCATTGAACATCATCCGCAAGTCGGTTGGCGCCGCGTAA
- the lspA gene encoding signal peptidase II — protein MKFQSNRFVRNIAIVVVLMANIGCDQISKSVVRKNVGFYQTIEVIKDYVTITYVENTGAFLSIGSSLPDTLKIFVLSVIPLIALILGVIYLLTKKNLTWLSALALSFAIGGGIGNIYDRLVHGSVTDFMHINFGFFQTGIFNMADVSIMTGMFIFLYQSYSRQRSRFPGI, from the coding sequence ATGAAATTTCAATCCAACCGCTTTGTCAGGAATATCGCGATCGTCGTCGTCCTGATGGCTAATATCGGGTGCGACCAGATATCAAAAAGCGTGGTCAGGAAAAATGTGGGGTTTTATCAAACGATCGAGGTCATTAAGGACTATGTAACCATTACGTATGTCGAAAATACGGGCGCATTCCTGAGCATAGGCAGCTCACTACCGGACACTTTAAAGATTTTCGTGCTGTCGGTTATCCCGCTCATCGCGCTGATTTTGGGAGTTATCTATTTACTAACCAAAAAGAACCTTACCTGGCTGAGCGCGCTGGCGTTGAGTTTTGCTATCGGTGGCGGTATCGGCAATATTTACGACCGCCTCGTTCACGGCTCGGTGACCGACTTTATGCACATTAATTTCGGATTTTTTCAAACAGGCATATTCAACATGGCCGACGTGTCGATCATGACCGGGATGTTTATCTTCCTCTACCAGTCATATAGCCGCCAGCGATCGAGGTTTCCAGGTATTTGA
- a CDS encoding DUF1080 domain-containing protein, producing the protein MKKLFLPLALALAINLPEAHCQTKALFNGKDLKGWHIDVPEMDKNPNAVNPFLVRNGLLVSLGTPGGHLITDAQYENFRFAFQYRFAGKPGNCGALVFVSTPRDLYDMFPKSIEIQLMHQNAGDFWCIQEDITVPDMEKRRGPKEKWGVNGDKLRRIPNLTDGTEKPLGEWNSMVIECVKNSIKVWLNGVLVNYGYDATASKGQIALQSEGSEVEFRDVKLTPIKALSK; encoded by the coding sequence ATGAAGAAACTCTTCCTGCCCCTTGCCCTCGCCTTGGCTATTAACCTGCCGGAGGCACATTGCCAGACGAAAGCACTTTTCAACGGCAAAGACTTGAAAGGCTGGCACATAGACGTACCGGAAATGGACAAAAACCCGAATGCCGTCAATCCGTTTCTCGTGCGCAACGGCCTGCTGGTCAGCCTCGGAACGCCCGGCGGGCATTTGATCACCGATGCGCAGTACGAAAATTTCCGGTTCGCGTTCCAATATCGCTTCGCCGGCAAACCGGGCAATTGCGGAGCGCTCGTATTCGTTTCCACGCCCCGGGATTTGTACGATATGTTCCCCAAATCCATTGAAATACAACTTATGCATCAGAACGCGGGAGATTTCTGGTGCATTCAGGAAGACATTACGGTTCCGGACATGGAAAAGCGCCGTGGCCCGAAAGAAAAATGGGGTGTAAATGGCGACAAGCTCCGCCGCATTCCAAACCTGACCGACGGCACGGAAAAGCCTTTAGGCGAATGGAATTCGATGGTCATCGAATGTGTTAAGAATTCAATTAAGGTATGGCTCAACGGCGTGCTGGTTAACTACGGCTATGACGCAACGGCCTCGAAAGGGCAGATCGCATTGCAGTCGGAAGGCTCGGAAGTTGAGTTCAGGGATGTTAAACTGACACCGATTAAAGCGCTTTCCAAATAA
- a CDS encoding T9SS type A sorting domain-containing protein, translating to MEAENSNSDGEITDDPNASNGKTRGTQNGPSYYVEYEVNGVKATGPHQVTLRYYSPQPSAITISVNGDMIIPLTGVAESGSWNVVWADRVFTFDLKEGSNKIRIWSGFGYGVIRQDRICVSGPGGTGNPPSCDFNVDVYASNFTPACNESVFASAVCSGFDCRSVSYLWSGQGHTSTFASTTLSTPDVNGTFTYTLTASKNGCAPIVKTLDITVSGCEPSGGFSVCQEAEWSAGNGPTSSDPNASNGQTKGAQNNYDYYVDYYIPNVPAAGQYPVTLRYYAEQNAQVSVSVNGTVAIPALQLPPTYSWNIAWREETFYVTLATGNNWIRIQGLPGAAIRQDKLCVASSQNTARLAAPEFIQTQSDSPLLQAYPNPAAGEFKASFHLKTGEAATIRVTDVQGKIWHTRSVEGKGAHEERITLDNAPAGIYLLQVKKPDSVETKKILLTR from the coding sequence GTGGAAGCAGAAAATTCAAATAGTGACGGGGAAATAACCGACGATCCCAATGCCTCGAATGGCAAAACGCGCGGTACTCAGAATGGTCCAAGTTATTATGTCGAATATGAAGTCAACGGCGTTAAAGCGACAGGACCTCACCAGGTAACCCTGCGTTATTATTCCCCGCAGCCATCGGCCATAACTATTAGTGTGAACGGGGACATGATTATTCCATTGACCGGTGTGGCTGAATCCGGCTCGTGGAATGTCGTCTGGGCCGACCGGGTCTTTACCTTTGACCTTAAAGAAGGCAGCAATAAAATCCGTATATGGAGCGGGTTTGGGTACGGTGTGATACGACAGGACAGAATCTGCGTTTCAGGACCTGGCGGAACAGGAAACCCGCCATCGTGTGATTTCAATGTGGATGTATATGCCTCGAATTTCACTCCCGCTTGTAATGAATCTGTTTTTGCATCCGCTGTTTGTTCCGGCTTCGATTGCCGGTCGGTATCCTATTTGTGGAGCGGGCAAGGCCATACTTCTACATTTGCCAGCACCACTCTCAGTACACCGGACGTCAACGGTACCTTTACTTATACTTTAACGGCATCCAAGAACGGCTGCGCGCCAATTGTTAAAACACTCGACATAACCGTTAGCGGATGTGAGCCATCGGGAGGGTTCAGTGTATGCCAGGAAGCCGAATGGTCGGCCGGTAACGGCCCCACCAGCAGTGATCCGAACGCATCGAACGGGCAAACCAAGGGTGCCCAGAACAATTATGATTATTATGTCGACTATTACATACCGAATGTACCCGCAGCCGGCCAATATCCCGTGACCCTGCGCTATTATGCCGAGCAGAATGCGCAGGTGAGCGTGTCGGTGAACGGGACTGTCGCTATTCCGGCGTTGCAGCTTCCTCCTACTTATAGCTGGAATATCGCCTGGCGGGAAGAGACATTCTACGTGACGCTGGCCACTGGCAATAACTGGATCCGCATCCAGGGACTGCCCGGGGCCGCGATACGTCAGGATAAGCTTTGTGTCGCAAGCAGCCAAAACACTGCGCGACTGGCCGCACCTGAATTTATCCAGACACAATCCGATTCGCCTCTGCTGCAAGCCTACCCGAATCCCGCCGCCGGCGAATTTAAAGCCAGCTTCCATTTGAAAACCGGCGAAGCGGCAACCATCCGCGTGACGGACGTTCAGGGCAAAATCTGGCATACGCGGAGCGTCGAAGGCAAGGGTGCGCATGAGGAACGCATTACCCTCGACAATGCACCGGCGGGCATTTACCTGCTGCAAGTGAAGAAGCCGGATTCGGTAGAAACCAAAAAGATATTGCTCACACGCTAA
- a CDS encoding TIGR03915 family putative DNA repair protein codes for MELYIFDGSLEGLLTAVFECYTRKSKIIKLVGQAHYVPDVFDAGFHVVSDREKGERVWKGLCAKLGKEWQLRFYQAYLSERPEAFQHLLNFARYVIDRPAGASENYAHPDVLAISQTARQVHREKHRMEAFVRFQKTGDGIYYAHIEPDFDVLPLVSEHFENRYADQRWIIYDLKRKYGLYYDLEKTEEIELGAAPQLSVVNALPAGLLDPKEELYTLLWQDYFKTTNISARKNTRLHVRHVPRRYWKYLSEKQR; via the coding sequence ATGGAACTGTACATTTTCGACGGTTCGCTGGAAGGGCTTCTGACGGCCGTGTTCGAATGCTACACCCGGAAATCGAAGATCATAAAGCTAGTCGGGCAGGCTCATTACGTACCGGACGTTTTCGATGCCGGATTTCACGTCGTTTCCGACCGTGAAAAGGGCGAGCGCGTGTGGAAGGGGCTTTGTGCCAAACTGGGTAAGGAATGGCAACTGCGGTTTTACCAGGCGTATCTTTCGGAACGCCCGGAGGCATTCCAACATCTCCTCAATTTCGCCCGTTACGTGATCGATCGGCCTGCCGGCGCTTCCGAAAACTATGCCCATCCCGATGTGCTGGCCATTTCACAAACCGCCCGGCAGGTCCACCGCGAAAAACACCGGATGGAAGCGTTCGTCCGCTTTCAGAAAACCGGCGACGGCATTTACTATGCCCATATCGAGCCCGATTTCGACGTACTTCCTCTAGTCTCGGAGCATTTCGAGAACCGTTATGCCGATCAGCGGTGGATAATTTATGATTTGAAAAGAAAATACGGCTTGTATTACGACCTGGAAAAAACGGAGGAGATCGAACTCGGTGCCGCACCGCAGCTATCGGTCGTAAATGCGCTGCCGGCAGGGCTGCTTGATCCAAAGGAAGAGCTTTATACGCTTCTGTGGCAGGATTACTTTAAAACGACCAACATCTCCGCGCGAAAAAATACGCGGTTGCATGTCAGACATGTACCCAGGCGGTATTGGAAGTATCTCTCGGAGAAGCAGCGCTAG
- a CDS encoding putative DNA modification/repair radical SAM protein gives MYERIREKLGILADAAKYDVSCASSGSNRKNENKGIGDAEGAGICHTYTEDGRCVSLLKILLTNHCIYDCAFCVSRRSNDIRRAAFTVEEVVELTMNFYRRNYIEGLFLSSGIFKNADYTMERLVRIVKKLRQDERFNGYIHLKTIPGASDELLREAGMYADRMSINLEMPTERGLKLLAPEKSHSEVEKPLKYIQNNITQFESEKALIKSVPKFVPAGQSTQIVVGATTESDKEILYTANAFYRNFSLKRVYYSGYIPISYDSRLPVIGSQPPLIRENRLYQADWLMRFYGFKVQEILDDLHPNLEIDVDPKLGWALRNLDRFPVDINTADYHMILRVPGIGVGSALKIVQARRFNRLHENHLRKLGIAFRKARHFIRYADSPMQLKEYEAGHIKNLILSEGKSKYQSNPDNQLSLF, from the coding sequence ATGTACGAGCGGATCCGGGAGAAGTTGGGGATTCTGGCCGATGCCGCAAAATACGATGTGTCGTGCGCATCGAGCGGCAGCAACCGGAAAAATGAGAACAAGGGAATTGGGGACGCGGAAGGAGCGGGCATCTGCCATACCTACACCGAGGACGGCAGATGTGTGTCGCTGCTGAAAATCCTGTTGACCAATCATTGCATTTACGATTGCGCGTTCTGTGTTTCCCGGCGGAGCAACGATATTAGGCGGGCGGCTTTCACCGTGGAAGAGGTAGTGGAACTGACGATGAATTTTTACCGGAGGAACTATATCGAAGGATTGTTCCTGAGTTCGGGGATTTTCAAAAATGCCGATTACACGATGGAAAGACTGGTCCGCATTGTAAAAAAGCTACGGCAAGACGAACGTTTCAATGGGTATATCCATCTGAAAACAATTCCCGGCGCAAGCGACGAGTTGCTTCGCGAAGCGGGCATGTACGCCGACCGCATGAGCATTAACCTCGAAATGCCGACCGAGCGTGGCCTGAAACTTCTGGCGCCCGAGAAGTCGCATTCGGAGGTCGAGAAGCCTTTAAAATACATCCAAAACAACATTACGCAGTTCGAGAGCGAAAAGGCGCTGATCAAAAGCGTGCCAAAATTCGTACCTGCGGGACAAAGTACCCAGATTGTTGTCGGCGCAACAACCGAGTCGGACAAGGAGATTTTATACACGGCCAACGCGTTTTACCGGAACTTTTCGCTCAAACGCGTTTACTATTCCGGCTACATTCCTATCAGCTACGATTCGCGATTGCCAGTAATCGGCTCGCAGCCTCCGCTGATCCGCGAAAACAGGCTCTACCAAGCCGACTGGTTGATGCGGTTCTATGGTTTCAAAGTGCAGGAAATCCTCGACGACCTGCACCCTAACCTCGAAATCGACGTCGATCCGAAACTTGGCTGGGCATTGCGGAACCTCGACCGGTTTCCGGTAGATATCAATACCGCCGACTATCACATGATCCTGCGCGTACCGGGCATTGGCGTGGGATCGGCATTAAAAATTGTTCAGGCACGCAGGTTCAACCGACTCCACGAAAACCATTTGCGCAAACTGGGCATCGCTTTCCGTAAGGCCCGCCATTTCATAAGGTACGCCGACAGCCCAATGCAACTGAAAGAGTACGAGGCCGGGCATATCAAAAACCTGATCCTTTCGGAAGGCAAAAGCAAGTATCAATCCAACCCGGATAATCAATTGTCGCTTTTCTGA
- a CDS encoding thioredoxin-like domain-containing protein → MLIVAGSVRFSAYCQSNEPKVTRYNGKVSQQFVMNRDTPIIDHATGRRISYEAYDNMLKRNPGQYKTQPIFDKYGKASSFEVIKKSQLYVQPDGSVMNNPDLMPEIGEPIAPFVMRGLDGKVYDSEKLRGKYILLGFWVRYEKPLYTLASTKVISNFIDENKRKGIEIVSLGTTLNTEEECLEAIPKRNCGFIPVPESYGFNHRYKISETPYFILVDRKGIIRAMAPHTEFSKISELVLR, encoded by the coding sequence TTGCTGATAGTTGCCGGATCTGTCAGATTTTCAGCCTATTGCCAATCCAACGAGCCCAAAGTAACCCGTTACAACGGAAAAGTGAGCCAGCAGTTCGTTATGAACCGCGACACGCCGATTATCGACCACGCCACCGGTCGGCGTATCAGCTACGAAGCATACGACAACATGCTGAAACGAAACCCGGGCCAATATAAAACCCAGCCGATCTTCGATAAATATGGTAAGGCGTCGTCTTTCGAGGTCATTAAAAAAAGCCAGTTGTACGTTCAGCCCGACGGCTCCGTGATGAACAATCCCGATCTGATGCCCGAAATAGGGGAACCTATTGCGCCATTTGTGATGCGCGGGCTGGACGGAAAAGTGTATGATTCGGAAAAATTGAGGGGAAAATACATTCTGCTCGGATTTTGGGTGCGCTACGAAAAGCCATTGTACACGCTCGCGAGTACGAAAGTCATTTCCAACTTTATCGACGAAAACAAACGGAAAGGCATCGAGATCGTATCCCTCGGCACCACACTGAATACTGAAGAAGAATGCCTGGAAGCGATTCCGAAACGGAACTGCGGTTTCATCCCCGTTCCGGAATCGTATGGTTTCAACCATCGGTACAAGATCAGCGAAACGCCGTACTTTATCCTGGTCGACCGAAAAGGCATTATCCGGGCAATGGCCCCGCATACCGAGTTCTCGAAGATCAGCGAACTCGTGCTGCGGTAA
- a CDS encoding GNAT family N-acetyltransferase, whose translation MICQEFTEDDIAYLPALEPEGWGDIRPRFSYFLKSDYCKPIKIVENGEPVAVGTSIFHADTAWLACIITHGAHRNKGLGTAITRHLIESVDRSRYPTIYLDATEFGYPVYLKQGFRVEGQYAHLKRENIASGSPYSPHIQPFTENFREAAYGIDRMVSGEDRRGVMAEFLADAFVYLDSKGAPEGVYLPTWSDGPIVAATDAAGFALMQLRAVTRPVAILPMDNTAGLEHLREMGYHIYRTSRRMILGPGRIWHPERLYNRISGALG comes from the coding sequence ATGATTTGCCAGGAATTTACGGAAGACGACATCGCCTACCTCCCCGCCCTCGAACCCGAGGGCTGGGGCGATATCCGCCCGCGGTTCAGTTACTTTTTAAAATCCGACTATTGCAAGCCGATCAAAATCGTGGAAAATGGCGAGCCCGTTGCCGTGGGTACTTCCATTTTTCATGCCGATACGGCCTGGTTGGCGTGCATCATTACGCACGGGGCACACCGCAACAAAGGCCTGGGCACCGCCATTACCCGGCATTTGATCGAGAGCGTCGATCGAAGCCGTTATCCGACCATTTACCTCGACGCCACGGAATTTGGGTATCCGGTGTATTTGAAGCAGGGTTTTCGCGTAGAAGGGCAATATGCGCATTTAAAAAGGGAAAATATCGCTTCCGGATCGCCTTATTCGCCACATATTCAGCCGTTTACCGAAAATTTTCGTGAGGCCGCCTATGGCATCGACCGCATGGTTTCCGGCGAGGACAGACGCGGCGTAATGGCCGAATTCCTCGCCGACGCATTCGTCTATCTCGATTCAAAAGGAGCCCCGGAAGGTGTTTACCTGCCCACGTGGAGCGACGGTCCCATTGTCGCGGCTACCGATGCCGCGGGCTTCGCATTGATGCAGCTCCGCGCAGTAACGCGGCCGGTGGCGATCCTGCCGATGGATAATACGGCGGGCTTGGAACATCTTCGGGAAATGGGGTATCACATATACAGGACTTCGCGCCGAATGATCCTCGGTCCGGGACGAATATGGCATCCCGAGCGCCTCTACAACCGCATCAGCGGCGCGCTGGGCTGA
- a CDS encoding sigma-70 family RNA polymerase sigma factor, translated as MEKIFLETISTHQRIIFKVTRMYRNTPEDQQDLFQEIVYQLWRAFPEFRHESKITTWIYRIALNTAMASYRKQKPAISLFEHPPDLPDATEAAPEREEWLFRALRTLSEPERALISLYLEDYSYAEIALITGISENYVGVKLNRIKEKLKTLLTAKNR; from the coding sequence ATGGAGAAAATTTTTCTTGAAACAATTAGTACGCATCAGCGGATCATCTTTAAGGTGACCAGGATGTACCGGAATACGCCCGAGGATCAACAGGACCTTTTTCAGGAAATCGTATACCAGCTCTGGCGCGCATTCCCGGAGTTTCGGCACGAATCCAAAATTACGACGTGGATTTACCGCATTGCGCTGAACACCGCCATGGCATCCTACCGGAAACAGAAGCCTGCCATCTCGCTCTTCGAACATCCACCCGACCTTCCCGATGCGACTGAGGCAGCGCCGGAACGCGAAGAATGGCTCTTCCGCGCATTGCGAACGCTGAGCGAACCGGAACGGGCGCTTATTTCACTCTACCTCGAAGACTACTCCTACGCTGAAATCGCCCTAATAACAGGCATATCCGAAAATTACGTCGGGGTGAAGCTCAACCGCATCAAGGAGAAACTCAAAACACTTTTAACCGCAAAAAACCGATGA
- a CDS encoding DUF6883 domain-containing protein, which produces MTRLPNTPKAIVPVSKVEGYLLNFEHFEGKTKAMFFRKFGDEIAQTCKAPDVAESH; this is translated from the coding sequence ATGACAAGATTACCTAATACCCCGAAGGCGATTGTTCCGGTTAGTAAGGTTGAAGGCTATTTACTTAACTTTGAGCATTTTGAAGGAAAAACAAAAGCTATGTTTTTTCGTAAATTTGGCGATGAAATAGCCCAAACATGCAAGGCGCCCGATGTTGCAGAGTCGCATTAA